In the Limanda limanda chromosome 1, fLimLim1.1, whole genome shotgun sequence genome, one interval contains:
- the sfmbt2 gene encoding scm-like with four MBT domains protein 2 isoform X1, protein MQSGAQEQPLALASIRPYNSTNGKEEEVNTDAESVEEEAEFNWEEFMEETGANAAPHTTFKHVEISLQSSFQPGMKLEVANKSSPDTYWVATIITTCGQLLLLRFSGYGDDRKADFWCDVMTAELHPVGWCTQNNKTLMPPEDNIYLRKAIKEKHSDWTEFLVQDLTGSRTAPANLLEGPLRGKNTVDLIVEGSVLELQDVSDPFLFWPFRVVQNVGGRLRLRCAGLSEDQQAQDSWLFYLDVRLRPLGWALENQLALEPPTELRSLKSAPDWQEDLDEARLLGQKNPLPLEVFKDHVDLPELSLRTGMKLEMVSPWEQLRICPVSVTRVYDKIYFQVTLDDLSVDVKPRSVLCHASSPGILPVQWCLKNGVGLEKPPGYEGQDFDWADYLKQSGTEAAPDACFPETWQSRGFAKDMWLEAVNPQRPVEVCVAQITQVRGRLLWLRLEGVTKPLSECIVDVESMDIFPVGWCEANVYPLTPPLRPVCQKQKKIAVVQPEKQLAPSQPMETPPVSYCQPVVMDPGSANGRYCCSKIFVNNRCFSGPYLNKGRIAELPQAVGPGKCTLVLKELLNMLINAAYKPGRVLKELQELEDQSWDCQEETLKAKYKGKTYRSTIRIVRLAEQIPDFCRKVCVKLQCCPNLFSPVLVADKCPENCSVQTKTKYTYYCGKKRKLSKPTAGEETAEGELAKPARRRKKRKAIFVQKKRRSSAMDYTPAGSPQDSDEGEEDEEMAMQSGSEGNSSEPRDDHTDASSVEVATFSLGKAAGSEEAPGGRRRSTRSLSAHKQHNNKYQPPQAQEMKVEEEDDQLVLDRNPLEWTVDEVVQFINSTDCASLANIFQEQDIDGQALLLLTLPTVQECMDLKLGPAIKLCHQIERVKVAFYRQYAN, encoded by the exons atgcagtCCGGCGCTCAGGAGCAGCCGCTGGCGCTCGCCTCGATCCGCCCGTACAACTCCACCAAtgggaaggaagaggaggtgaataCAG ATGCTGAGTCCGTGGAGGAAGAGGCGGAGTTTAACTGGGAGGAGTTCATGGAGGAGACGGGGGCGAACGCCGCCCCGCACACCACCTTCAAACAT gtggaGATCAGCCTGCAGAGCAGCTTCCAGCCCGGCATGAAGCTGGAAGTGGCCAATAAGAGCAGCCCGGACACGTACTGGGTggccaccatcatcaccacgtgcggccagctgctgctgcttcgcTTCAGCGGTTACGGCGACGACCGCAAGGCCGACTTCTGGTGCGACGTGATGACGGCCGAGCTGCACCCGGTGGGCTGGTgcacccagaacaacaagaccCTCATGCCCCCTGAAG ATAACATTTACCTAAGAAAAG CCATCAAGGAGAAACACAGCGACTGGACGGAGTTCCTGGTTCAGGACCTGACGGGATCCAGGACGGCGCCGGCCAACCTGCTGGAGGGG CCTCTGAGAGGGAAGAACACGGTGGACCTGATCGTCGAAGGCTCCGTCTTAGAGCTTCAGGACGTCTCGGATCCGTTCCTGTTCTGGCCCTTCAGAGTCGTGCAGAACGTCGGAGGGAGACTTCGCCTGCGCTGTGCCGGCCTCTCTGAAGACCAGCAGGCTCAGGACTCGTGGCTGTTCTACCTGGACGTCAGACTCCGGCCCCTCGGCTGGGCCCTGGAGAACCAGCTCGCCTTAGAACCGCCCACAG AGCTTCGGTCTCTGAAGAGCGCCCCCGACTGGCAGGAGGATCTGGATGAGGCGCGACTCCTCGGACAGAAGAACCCGCTGCCGCTCGAGGTGTTCAAG GACCACGTGGACCTGCCCGAGCTTTCCCTCAGGACGGGGATGAAGCTGGAGATGGTGTCGCCGTGGGAGCAGCTCAGGATCTGCCCCGTCTCCGTCACCAGG GTCTACGATAAGATCTACTTCCAGGTGACACTGGACGACCTCTCTGTGGACGTTAAGCCTCGGTCCGTGCTGTGTCACGCCAGCTCGCCCGGCATCCTGCCCGTCCAGTGGTGTCTGAAGAACGGCGTGGGCCTGGAGAAGCCCCCCGGCTACGAGGGCCAGGACTTCGACTGGGCCGACTACCTGAAGCAGAGCGGGACCGAGGCGGCGCCCGACGCCTGCTTCCCTGAG acatggCAGAGCAGAGGCTTTGCCAAGGACATGTGGCTGGAGGCGGTCAACCCTCAGCGGccggtggaggtgtgtgtggcTCAGATCACACAGGTCAGAGGACGCCTGCTGTGGCTCCGACTGGAAG GTGTGACCAAGCCCTTGTCAGAGTGCATCGTGGACGTGGAGTCCATGGACATCTTCCCCGTCGGCTGGTGTGAGGCCAACGTTTACCCCCTGACCCCCCCGCTCAGACCTGtct GccagaagcagaagaagatcGCAGTGGTTCAGCCAGAGAAACA gttgGCTCCGTCCCAGCCGATGGAGACGCCTCCCGTCAGCTACTGCCAGCCCGTCGTCATGGATCCAG GATCCGCTAACGGACGATACTGCTGCTCCAAGATCTTTGTCAACAACCGCTGCTTCTCAGGACCGTACCTCAACAAGGGACGCATCGCCGAGCTGCCGCAGGCCGTCGGGCCCGGGAAATGCACGTTGGTGCTCAaagag CTGCTGAACATGCTGATCAACGCCGCCTACAAGCCCGGACGAGtcctgaaggagctgcaggagctggaggaccaGAGCTGGGACTGTCAGGAGGAGACGCTCAAAGCCAA ATATAAAGGGAAAACGTATCGCTCCACCATCCGGATCGTCCGCCTGGCCGAACAGATCCCGGACTTCTGccgcaaagtgtgtgtgaagctgcagtGCTGCCCCAACCTCTTCAGCCCGGTCCTCGTCGCCGACAAGTGCCCGGAGAACTGCTCGGTTCAGACCAAAACCAAATACA CTTATTACTgcgggaagaagaggaagctgtCCAAGCcgacagcaggagaggagacggCGGAGGGAGAGCTGGCCAAGCCGGCGCGCcgcaggaagaagaggaaagccATCTTTGTGCAGAAGAAGAGACGCTCGTCCGCCATGGACTACACTCCGGCTGGCTCACCGCAG GACAGtgacgagggagaggaggacgaagagatGGCGATGCAGTCGGGCAGCGAAGGCAACAGCTCGGAGCCTCGGGACGACCACACCGACGCGTCCTCGGTGGAGGTGGCGACCTTCAGCCTGGGAAAGGCCGCGGGCAGCGAGGAGGCCCCCGGGGGCCGCAGGAGGTCGACTCGCTCGCTGTCGGCCCACAAGCAGCACAACAACAAGTACCAGCCGCCACAGGCACAAGAGATGAAG gtggaggaggaggacgatcAGCTGGTTTTGGACAGAAACCCTCTGGAGTGGACCGTAGACGAAGTCGTTCAGTTTATCAACTCGACCGACTGTGCATCGCTGGCCAACATCTTCCAGGAGCAG GACATCGACGGCCAGGCCCTGCTGTTGCTGACACTGCCCACGGTCCAGGAGTGTATGGACCTGAAGCTCGGCCCGGCCATCAAGCTGTGTCACCAGATCGAGCGCGTCAAGGTCGCCTTCTACAGGCAGTACGCCAACTGA
- the sfmbt2 gene encoding scm-like with four MBT domains protein 2 isoform X2, translating to MQSGAQEQPLALASIRPYNSTNGKEEEVNTDAESVEEEAEFNWEEFMEETGANAAPHTTFKHVEISLQSSFQPGMKLEVANKSSPDTYWVATIITTCGQLLLLRFSGYGDDRKADFWCDVMTAELHPVGWCTQNNKTLMPPEAIKEKHSDWTEFLVQDLTGSRTAPANLLEGPLRGKNTVDLIVEGSVLELQDVSDPFLFWPFRVVQNVGGRLRLRCAGLSEDQQAQDSWLFYLDVRLRPLGWALENQLALEPPTELRSLKSAPDWQEDLDEARLLGQKNPLPLEVFKDHVDLPELSLRTGMKLEMVSPWEQLRICPVSVTRVYDKIYFQVTLDDLSVDVKPRSVLCHASSPGILPVQWCLKNGVGLEKPPGYEGQDFDWADYLKQSGTEAAPDACFPETWQSRGFAKDMWLEAVNPQRPVEVCVAQITQVRGRLLWLRLEGVTKPLSECIVDVESMDIFPVGWCEANVYPLTPPLRPVCQKQKKIAVVQPEKQLAPSQPMETPPVSYCQPVVMDPGSANGRYCCSKIFVNNRCFSGPYLNKGRIAELPQAVGPGKCTLVLKELLNMLINAAYKPGRVLKELQELEDQSWDCQEETLKAKYKGKTYRSTIRIVRLAEQIPDFCRKVCVKLQCCPNLFSPVLVADKCPENCSVQTKTKYTYYCGKKRKLSKPTAGEETAEGELAKPARRRKKRKAIFVQKKRRSSAMDYTPAGSPQDSDEGEEDEEMAMQSGSEGNSSEPRDDHTDASSVEVATFSLGKAAGSEEAPGGRRRSTRSLSAHKQHNNKYQPPQAQEMKVEEEDDQLVLDRNPLEWTVDEVVQFINSTDCASLANIFQEQDIDGQALLLLTLPTVQECMDLKLGPAIKLCHQIERVKVAFYRQYAN from the exons atgcagtCCGGCGCTCAGGAGCAGCCGCTGGCGCTCGCCTCGATCCGCCCGTACAACTCCACCAAtgggaaggaagaggaggtgaataCAG ATGCTGAGTCCGTGGAGGAAGAGGCGGAGTTTAACTGGGAGGAGTTCATGGAGGAGACGGGGGCGAACGCCGCCCCGCACACCACCTTCAAACAT gtggaGATCAGCCTGCAGAGCAGCTTCCAGCCCGGCATGAAGCTGGAAGTGGCCAATAAGAGCAGCCCGGACACGTACTGGGTggccaccatcatcaccacgtgcggccagctgctgctgcttcgcTTCAGCGGTTACGGCGACGACCGCAAGGCCGACTTCTGGTGCGACGTGATGACGGCCGAGCTGCACCCGGTGGGCTGGTgcacccagaacaacaagaccCTCATGCCCCCTGAAG CCATCAAGGAGAAACACAGCGACTGGACGGAGTTCCTGGTTCAGGACCTGACGGGATCCAGGACGGCGCCGGCCAACCTGCTGGAGGGG CCTCTGAGAGGGAAGAACACGGTGGACCTGATCGTCGAAGGCTCCGTCTTAGAGCTTCAGGACGTCTCGGATCCGTTCCTGTTCTGGCCCTTCAGAGTCGTGCAGAACGTCGGAGGGAGACTTCGCCTGCGCTGTGCCGGCCTCTCTGAAGACCAGCAGGCTCAGGACTCGTGGCTGTTCTACCTGGACGTCAGACTCCGGCCCCTCGGCTGGGCCCTGGAGAACCAGCTCGCCTTAGAACCGCCCACAG AGCTTCGGTCTCTGAAGAGCGCCCCCGACTGGCAGGAGGATCTGGATGAGGCGCGACTCCTCGGACAGAAGAACCCGCTGCCGCTCGAGGTGTTCAAG GACCACGTGGACCTGCCCGAGCTTTCCCTCAGGACGGGGATGAAGCTGGAGATGGTGTCGCCGTGGGAGCAGCTCAGGATCTGCCCCGTCTCCGTCACCAGG GTCTACGATAAGATCTACTTCCAGGTGACACTGGACGACCTCTCTGTGGACGTTAAGCCTCGGTCCGTGCTGTGTCACGCCAGCTCGCCCGGCATCCTGCCCGTCCAGTGGTGTCTGAAGAACGGCGTGGGCCTGGAGAAGCCCCCCGGCTACGAGGGCCAGGACTTCGACTGGGCCGACTACCTGAAGCAGAGCGGGACCGAGGCGGCGCCCGACGCCTGCTTCCCTGAG acatggCAGAGCAGAGGCTTTGCCAAGGACATGTGGCTGGAGGCGGTCAACCCTCAGCGGccggtggaggtgtgtgtggcTCAGATCACACAGGTCAGAGGACGCCTGCTGTGGCTCCGACTGGAAG GTGTGACCAAGCCCTTGTCAGAGTGCATCGTGGACGTGGAGTCCATGGACATCTTCCCCGTCGGCTGGTGTGAGGCCAACGTTTACCCCCTGACCCCCCCGCTCAGACCTGtct GccagaagcagaagaagatcGCAGTGGTTCAGCCAGAGAAACA gttgGCTCCGTCCCAGCCGATGGAGACGCCTCCCGTCAGCTACTGCCAGCCCGTCGTCATGGATCCAG GATCCGCTAACGGACGATACTGCTGCTCCAAGATCTTTGTCAACAACCGCTGCTTCTCAGGACCGTACCTCAACAAGGGACGCATCGCCGAGCTGCCGCAGGCCGTCGGGCCCGGGAAATGCACGTTGGTGCTCAaagag CTGCTGAACATGCTGATCAACGCCGCCTACAAGCCCGGACGAGtcctgaaggagctgcaggagctggaggaccaGAGCTGGGACTGTCAGGAGGAGACGCTCAAAGCCAA ATATAAAGGGAAAACGTATCGCTCCACCATCCGGATCGTCCGCCTGGCCGAACAGATCCCGGACTTCTGccgcaaagtgtgtgtgaagctgcagtGCTGCCCCAACCTCTTCAGCCCGGTCCTCGTCGCCGACAAGTGCCCGGAGAACTGCTCGGTTCAGACCAAAACCAAATACA CTTATTACTgcgggaagaagaggaagctgtCCAAGCcgacagcaggagaggagacggCGGAGGGAGAGCTGGCCAAGCCGGCGCGCcgcaggaagaagaggaaagccATCTTTGTGCAGAAGAAGAGACGCTCGTCCGCCATGGACTACACTCCGGCTGGCTCACCGCAG GACAGtgacgagggagaggaggacgaagagatGGCGATGCAGTCGGGCAGCGAAGGCAACAGCTCGGAGCCTCGGGACGACCACACCGACGCGTCCTCGGTGGAGGTGGCGACCTTCAGCCTGGGAAAGGCCGCGGGCAGCGAGGAGGCCCCCGGGGGCCGCAGGAGGTCGACTCGCTCGCTGTCGGCCCACAAGCAGCACAACAACAAGTACCAGCCGCCACAGGCACAAGAGATGAAG gtggaggaggaggacgatcAGCTGGTTTTGGACAGAAACCCTCTGGAGTGGACCGTAGACGAAGTCGTTCAGTTTATCAACTCGACCGACTGTGCATCGCTGGCCAACATCTTCCAGGAGCAG GACATCGACGGCCAGGCCCTGCTGTTGCTGACACTGCCCACGGTCCAGGAGTGTATGGACCTGAAGCTCGGCCCGGCCATCAAGCTGTGTCACCAGATCGAGCGCGTCAAGGTCGCCTTCTACAGGCAGTACGCCAACTGA
- the tmem110l gene encoding transmembrane protein 110, like isoform X1: protein MFDSLVVERFQDVSNMSDINKANPHGCDNGALTDRFGVLVQALLAAVAFSTLMLKRFHEPVGIRRPWRIWFYDTSKQAIGALFIHFANVFLSTLTEEDPCSLYLMNFLLDATLGMLVIWLAIKCVSKLVEYKQWTLLMFGEYGDPPQAAAWLGQCGVYLLIMVLEKGAISLVLLVPGWSKLQEVLLGYIANPQLELVLVMLIVPFIVNSIMFWVVDSLMMRKYKTMKGLDDSCDSSVQKADSPPGVDGEESRVLLTETDTDETSSEEEEEEPGDEGPVPSVHYSGGPIRPSWVLV from the exons ATGTTCGATTCCCTTGTGGTCGAGCGGTTTCAGGACGTGTCCAACATGTCGGACATCAACAAGGCGAATCCGCACGGCTGCGACAACGGGGCCCTGACTGACCGGTTCGGGGTTCTGGTCCAAGCGCTGCTGGCCGCGGTGGCCTTCAGCACGTTGATGC tgaAGAGATTCCACGAGCCTGTTGGGATCAGACGACCGTGGAGGATCTG GTTTTACGACACATCCAAACAGGCCATCGGCGCCCTCTTCATCCACTTTGCCAACGTCTTCCTCTCCACGCTCACCGAAGAGGACCCCTGCTCGCT GTATCTGATGAACTTCCTGCTCGACGCCACGCTAGGGATGCTGGTCATCTGGCTCGCCATCAAGTGCGTGTCCAAGCTGGTGGAGTACAAGCAGTGGACGCTGCTGATGTTCGGGGAGTACG GCGACCCTCCTCAGGCGGCGGCGTGGCTCGGTCAGTGTGGCGTCTACCTGCTCATCATGGTTCTGGAGAAAGGTGCGATCAGCCTGGTGCTGCTCGTCCCCGGATGGTCCAAG tTGCAGGAGGTGTTGCTGGGCTACATTGCTAACCCTCAGCTGGAGCTGGTGCTGGTCATGCTCATCGTGCCCTTCATCGTCAAC TCCATCATGTTCTGGGTGGTGGACAGCCTGATGATGAGGAAGTACAAGACGATGAAGGGCCTGGACGACTCCTGCGACAGCTCGGTGCAGAAGGCCGACTCGCCGCCGGGGGTGGACGGCGAGGAGTCACGG GTGCTGCTGACCGAGACGGACACGGATGAGACATCgtcggaggaggaagaggaggagcccgGTGATGAGGGCCCAGTCCCCAGTGTGCATTATTCAGGGGGACCAATAAGACCCAGCTGGGTGCTGGTGTAA
- the tmem110l gene encoding transmembrane protein 110, like isoform X2, with the protein MIRNVKRFHEPVGIRRPWRIWFYDTSKQAIGALFIHFANVFLSTLTEEDPCSLYLMNFLLDATLGMLVIWLAIKCVSKLVEYKQWTLLMFGEYGDPPQAAAWLGQCGVYLLIMVLEKGAISLVLLVPGWSKLQEVLLGYIANPQLELVLVMLIVPFIVNSIMFWVVDSLMMRKYKTMKGLDDSCDSSVQKADSPPGVDGEESRVLLTETDTDETSSEEEEEEPGDEGPVPSVHYSGGPIRPSWVLV; encoded by the exons ATGATACGTAATg tgaAGAGATTCCACGAGCCTGTTGGGATCAGACGACCGTGGAGGATCTG GTTTTACGACACATCCAAACAGGCCATCGGCGCCCTCTTCATCCACTTTGCCAACGTCTTCCTCTCCACGCTCACCGAAGAGGACCCCTGCTCGCT GTATCTGATGAACTTCCTGCTCGACGCCACGCTAGGGATGCTGGTCATCTGGCTCGCCATCAAGTGCGTGTCCAAGCTGGTGGAGTACAAGCAGTGGACGCTGCTGATGTTCGGGGAGTACG GCGACCCTCCTCAGGCGGCGGCGTGGCTCGGTCAGTGTGGCGTCTACCTGCTCATCATGGTTCTGGAGAAAGGTGCGATCAGCCTGGTGCTGCTCGTCCCCGGATGGTCCAAG tTGCAGGAGGTGTTGCTGGGCTACATTGCTAACCCTCAGCTGGAGCTGGTGCTGGTCATGCTCATCGTGCCCTTCATCGTCAAC TCCATCATGTTCTGGGTGGTGGACAGCCTGATGATGAGGAAGTACAAGACGATGAAGGGCCTGGACGACTCCTGCGACAGCTCGGTGCAGAAGGCCGACTCGCCGCCGGGGGTGGACGGCGAGGAGTCACGG GTGCTGCTGACCGAGACGGACACGGATGAGACATCgtcggaggaggaagaggaggagcccgGTGATGAGGGCCCAGTCCCCAGTGTGCATTATTCAGGGGGACCAATAAGACCCAGCTGGGTGCTGGTGTAA